TTAATAATCGAATCGCCCAGCATCAAAATGCGCTTTGTGCCAGTGGAGGGTTTTGGGGCAAAGGGGTGCGATCGCATTGAATATGAATTGATTTCGATCCGGTTGCCAAATCGCCGCACCGATTGATTGGGAGCAAGCAGATAGCCGATTTCCGCATCTGGAATGTAAAGCGGTGGCTCACCGAAGCCAAACAAAGTTCTAAGGGCGAGCTCAAGAAGAATGAGCGCGATCGTGATCAGAGCGATCGCTAGGACGATCCAATTCATCCGGGGTCTGTGTAATTTGCCTTACTATCTTGGCTGCTCTTAGAGAGATTGATGCAGAAATCCTGCTCATTACTTGGACTTATGAGAATGAGAAGATAAAATAATGCTTGAGAAAGAAGGAACAACGCAATTTCTTGAATAGCCTTGAGTTAGTCACCGAGTTGTCATGTTGGAGTGTTGAGCTATGTCAGATCTGAATCGCGGCATTATGAAATTTGACGGTGCAGATAGTCCGATCGTGGTTGGCGTTTCTGCAACTTTGCTTTTGGGAAGCATTGCAGTGCTGATTTTGTGGGCACTTAAATCTGCGTATTTACTAGGTTAGAGAAATTGGTTTACTCAAAGATTAGAGAGCTTACAGCTTGTAGGCTCTTTTTTGGTACCTTTACCCCAGAAGCGCAGCCAGTCGATCGAACGTTCGCTGGTTTTCGGCAGGAGTCCCGATCGTGATTCGCAAGCCGCCGCCTGTATGCCGAATAATCGTGCCTTGCTGCCTTAAGCGATCGCACAGTTCGGCTAGGTGTTGGGGCGATCGTGCATAAATGAAATTCGCTGCACTATCCCAGGTTTGTAGATTTGGAAGTTGTTTTAATTGCTGTTGTAGCTTTGAGCGTTCATTTAACAATTCTGTGACGACTGCTAAAAGGGAATAGCGTTCGGAGACGGCAAAGCGGGCGGCTGCGATCGAAAAACTTGGTAAGTTGAACGGGAGCCGCATTTTTTCTAGCGCTTCGATTAGTTCAGGATGCGCGATCGCATATCCAACTCGATGCGCCGCTAACCGAAATGCCTTAGAGAAGGTTCGCAAGACGACCCAGTTTGGATGCTGCGGTAGTTCTCCGGCTAAAGTGGTTTGACTAAACTCGAAATACGCTTCGTCGATCACCACCAAGATGTTTTGCGGCAAGCTTCGTAACCATTGAATTTCTGACTCTGTGAGAGCGTTTCCAGTCGGTGAATTAGGATGCACGACAAAAACCACGCGGATCGGATGAGTGGCAATCGCGCTTTGTGCAGCAGTCAAATCGATCTCGAAACTTTGCTCAGACCGATCGACACTAATAGTCGGAATTCCTAACGTTCTCGCCAAAATTCCGTACATCGAGAACGTGGGATTCGCAACCAGAATCGAGCCTTCTCCATTCAAACAGGTTGCCATCAGCAACGATCGAATTAATTCATCCGAGCCGTTTCCCACTGAAATATTTGTGTTTGTAAATTCTGAATGTGCCGTTTCGTTGACATATTGGGCGATCGCGTCTTTCAGCGACAAATATCCGCCATCGGGATATCGATTTGATTCGATCTCAGTTTGCCAACTCCAGGCAAGTTTTTGCTTGAGTTCTTCGGGCAGATCATACGGATTTTCGTTCACGTCTAAGCGATCAGGGCGATCAAGATGTGAATTGTCCGTGTGCTGCGTGTTGTATGCCGCAAATTGAGCCAGATCCGAGCGAATGAACTCAAGCATGATCAAGAAAACTAGAAGTTTGGCAGATATTGAGTCTACCAAACTCCCAGTTCTAAGCGGGATAAATCCGCAAGCGGCGATTCGGTTCCTCACCAAAACTCCGCGACTTCAAGCGGTAATGCTCGACTAATTCATGCTGCATCTTTCGCACCGTCGCCGATCGCGGCAGCAATTCCACAGGCTGACCCTTCGGAATCACAATCTGCTCGACGGCGAGCCGTGCTTCTTCGAGCGCTTCGATTTCATCCTCGTTGTCGCCCCGCACAATCAAGCTTAACTCTGCTTCGCCGGGTACACCCGAATCATCCATATTCAGCAATCGTCGCAGCGCGATCGCAATCTGCGGCACACTGTTTGATTTGACGGTGTGAATCGGAATTTGGCGCGTTTTAGCGAGATGGCGCAGCTTCGCATGGTTTTTGACGTGCGATCGCAACGCCAACACCGCATCGGCTCCATCCATGTCCTTCGTCAGCAGCACAGGCAAATTCAGCGTTTGAATCACTTGGTCGAGTTGCTGCCGACTTACGCCATAGGGATAGATGTGCAACGGCAATTCCTCACCGTTTGGCCCTGGAAACGATGTGGGCTCAACGGGATCAAAGCTCCGTCCCAAGGACTCATCCAGCATCCGCTCAAACGATTGCTGCTCTGGAGTCAACGATCGCACATTCGTCGGACTTGCCACCGCTTTCATCCGTCCCGACGATCGCCAGCCCCGCGCTTGCCCTGAAAAGTAGTTACCGATTTCGGGAACCGCTTGCGGACGACTCCGGGGTTCGGGTGCAGACGGCGTTTCGTGCGTAATCGTCACATTGCCGTCTTCGTCGGTCGTGCGGGTTTGCGGATTCGGCTGTCTGCCGCGTAGGAGGATATCGATCGTATCCGACACTTCCTCATGCACCACCCACTTTTGCCGCTCCATCATTTCGACAGCAATATCAAAAGTCGGCGGGGCTTTCCGTTCAAGCACACTCTTTTGTGTGCCGCGTCTGCGGGCTTCTTCGTCACCCAGCGTTACCGATTGAATCCCCCCAACTAGATCCGACAGCGTGGGATTCTTAATCAGGTTTTCCAGCTTGTTACCGTGAGCCGTTCCCACAAGTTGCACACCGCGCTCTGCGATCGTTCGGGCTGCCAGTGCTTCCAATTCAGTGCCGATTTCATCGATCACGATGACTTCGGGCATATGGTTTTCCACCGCTTCGATCATCACCTGATGTTGCAGTTCCGGACGAGCCACTTGCATTCGACGAGCGCGACCGATCGCCGGATGGGGGACATCACCATCTCCAGCAATTTCGTTTGACGTATCGATGATGACCACGCGCTTATCGAGTTCGTCTGCCAGCACCCGCGCAATTTCCCGCAGTGCCGTAGTCTTACCTACACCCGGACGACCGAGCATCAGAATCGATCGACCACTTTCGACCAAATCGCGAATCATCCCGATCGTGCCAAAAATCGCTCGACCCACGCGGCAAGTTAACCCAATCACTTCACCGCGACGGTTACGAATCGCGCTAATCCGGTGCAGCGTTTTCTCAATCCCAGCACGGTTATCGCCGCCAAAATCTCCGACTTTTTTCGTGCTTTCTGCCAAATCTGCTTTTGTGATTGGCGTATCGGACAAATATTCAGCCCTGCCAGGGAAACGAGCTTCGGGGAAGCGTCCTAAGTCCATCACGACTTCGACTAAGCGATCGCGTTCGGGGTGCTGCATTAAGCGATCGCGTAAATGCGTCGGCAGGATATCTAGAAGTTTCGTTAAATCGTCAGTAATTTGCATCCGGTTTTTGTCTGTAGCGGTCAGTTCACGGTCAGAGGAAAACTGAGAATCGGGTTGAGCGGAAGGAACTGAGCTGTATTCTGCCATGTGTTCTGAGTCTGGGAGGAAAAGACAGGAAAAACTGTCTTGTGATTAGGGTAGGAGGTTTTGGTTCCTGCTGATGTCTGTCAAATCACTTGCCGGATACGATCGGGAGATTTGATTTGAGTCACTAGCGAGGCGGCAAGATCAACGGCTTGCCACAGAAGTTCAGGAACGGTTTCAATCGCACAATGGCTTGCATTCTGCGACACGATCGATTGACGGCTCAAGGGTATCATCTCCATTGCTTCTAGCTGATTAAGGACAGGTAAAA
This genomic window from Cyanobacteria bacterium FACHB-DQ100 contains:
- a CDS encoding AAA family ATPase, which codes for MQITDDLTKLLDILPTHLRDRLMQHPERDRLVEVVMDLGRFPEARFPGRAEYLSDTPITKADLAESTKKVGDFGGDNRAGIEKTLHRISAIRNRRGEVIGLTCRVGRAIFGTIGMIRDLVESGRSILMLGRPGVGKTTALREIARVLADELDKRVVIIDTSNEIAGDGDVPHPAIGRARRMQVARPELQHQVMIEAVENHMPEVIVIDEIGTELEALAARTIAERGVQLVGTAHGNKLENLIKNPTLSDLVGGIQSVTLGDEEARRRGTQKSVLERKAPPTFDIAVEMMERQKWVVHEEVSDTIDILLRGRQPNPQTRTTDEDGNVTITHETPSAPEPRSRPQAVPEIGNYFSGQARGWRSSGRMKAVASPTNVRSLTPEQQSFERMLDESLGRSFDPVEPTSFPGPNGEELPLHIYPYGVSRQQLDQVIQTLNLPVLLTKDMDGADAVLALRSHVKNHAKLRHLAKTRQIPIHTVKSNSVPQIAIALRRLLNMDDSGVPGEAELSLIVRGDNEDEIEALEEARLAVEQIVIPKGQPVELLPRSATVRKMQHELVEHYRLKSRSFGEEPNRRLRIYPA
- a CDS encoding histidinol-phosphate transaminase; this translates as MLEFIRSDLAQFAAYNTQHTDNSHLDRPDRLDVNENPYDLPEELKQKLAWSWQTEIESNRYPDGGYLSLKDAIAQYVNETAHSEFTNTNISVGNGSDELIRSLLMATCLNGEGSILVANPTFSMYGILARTLGIPTISVDRSEQSFEIDLTAAQSAIATHPIRVVFVVHPNSPTGNALTESEIQWLRSLPQNILVVIDEAYFEFSQTTLAGELPQHPNWVVLRTFSKAFRLAAHRVGYAIAHPELIEALEKMRLPFNLPSFSIAAARFAVSERYSLLAVVTELLNERSKLQQQLKQLPNLQTWDSAANFIYARSPQHLAELCDRLRQQGTIIRHTGGGLRITIGTPAENQRTFDRLAALLG